A genomic region of Synechococcus sp. NOUM97013 contains the following coding sequences:
- a CDS encoding carbohydrate porin: MPLHPFVSLEAVPKLFASALALASSAVFAPPARTGPIQSLLGLPEWADLSVTVTAQPMVGVVGGDQPGASNWYQAVSLGLSLSSGFGKDQDNWSELDHWQLNVEVTSDAGNPNLNTDLGSAFTLQTLVNPVGTWLTEASVVRNRGRGWWEAELGLMSLEPVMTGEPGFVAAPVMSSYFSSVFNNTMNLLVVGMPIDPFVAPGLKVKAHSESLGSLGYGYFYLNPQTTIASSLGANPGIPEVQGAMQALQWTRNPLPSRTDLSRPISLRDTQASVPRQLPLPELQLGGYLTSTRLLSDDADALGEGRNRGIYGSITWPLDLPVGLDSRLWAAGTVSLDPENNPYPTYVGGGWLTQGVVPSRPRDVVALGLQRTSFSSTLSPGKSYEATIELNYSIYVSDMLQIQPVMQWIINPGGLGNTPGIWAGGIQLNLNL; this comes from the coding sequence ATGCCCCTCCATCCATTCGTCAGTCTGGAAGCGGTTCCAAAACTGTTTGCATCAGCCCTCGCACTCGCATCGAGTGCCGTTTTCGCACCACCGGCTCGAACGGGCCCGATTCAATCTTTACTGGGGCTGCCCGAGTGGGCTGACCTGAGCGTCACGGTCACAGCCCAGCCCATGGTGGGCGTCGTCGGTGGTGATCAACCCGGCGCCAGCAATTGGTATCAAGCGGTGAGCCTGGGGCTGTCCCTGAGCAGCGGGTTCGGGAAAGACCAAGACAATTGGAGCGAACTCGATCACTGGCAGCTGAATGTCGAGGTCACCAGCGACGCCGGCAACCCAAATCTGAACACAGATCTGGGATCCGCCTTCACCCTCCAGACCCTGGTCAACCCCGTCGGCACCTGGCTCACCGAGGCAAGCGTTGTCAGAAATCGGGGCCGTGGATGGTGGGAAGCGGAACTGGGGCTGATGTCGCTGGAGCCCGTCATGACCGGTGAGCCTGGCTTTGTGGCCGCTCCAGTGATGAGCAGCTATTTCAGTTCAGTGTTCAACAACACCATGAATCTGCTGGTGGTGGGCATGCCCATCGATCCCTTTGTGGCACCCGGTCTCAAGGTGAAAGCGCATTCCGAATCACTCGGAAGTCTTGGCTACGGCTACTTCTATTTGAATCCACAGACGACTATTGCTTCCAGCCTGGGGGCCAATCCAGGCATCCCCGAGGTGCAGGGAGCAATGCAGGCGCTTCAGTGGACCCGAAATCCACTGCCATCACGAACCGATCTATCGAGACCGATTTCTCTGCGGGACACCCAGGCGAGCGTTCCCCGGCAATTACCCCTACCTGAACTGCAACTGGGCGGCTATCTGACATCCACGCGCCTGTTGAGCGATGACGCAGATGCGCTCGGTGAAGGTCGCAACCGCGGCATCTATGGATCCATCACCTGGCCACTGGACCTGCCGGTCGGCCTCGACAGTCGCCTTTGGGCCGCAGGCACAGTCAGCCTTGACCCAGAGAACAACCCATACCCGACCTACGTTGGCGGCGGCTGGCTCACCCAAGGTGTTGTTCCGAGCCGCCCACGGGACGTCGTCGCCCTCGGTCTCCAACGCACCAGTTTCAGCTCAACACTGAGTCCTGGGAAAAGCTACGAGGCCACGATTGAACTCAACTATTCGATTTACGTTTCCGACATGCTGCAAATCCAGCCAGTCATGCAGTGGATCATCAATCCTGGAGGCCTGGGCAACACACCTGGGATCTGGGCTGGCGGCATTCAACTCAATTTGAATCTTTAA
- a CDS encoding fatty acid desaturase, whose protein sequence is MVSDDRIAAWQLANTIIPLIVCCIALSHFTQSLSIFSAALSLLFFVLVILFLSRSFSLMHDCGHQSLFRSKSANRVAAFVLSIFHAMPHYPWSRGHDFHHKYNGNWDRYRGPSALTTVRNYQEKSNFLKGCYRALRHPVLLFPGGFYYLVIKPRVTLFLGIGEFIVKGLGGKAIEVISGRATGSRSFFTRYDSKFFYVKEEAYDALANTIVLFGAWYLIGRVIGFWHFFVLYFLIMSVSAALMIAVFFVQHNFPGSYASDEEKWSYFRGAIEGSSFLQMPRLLNWFTADIAYHHIHHLSERIPNYRLRACHLANASKFGSVNRLYLSQIATCFSFILWDDERCELVPVSDLGHGCY, encoded by the coding sequence ATGGTTAGCGATGACAGAATTGCTGCATGGCAATTGGCCAATACAATTATTCCATTGATTGTTTGTTGCATTGCATTATCGCATTTCACTCAGTCTTTAAGTATATTTTCTGCCGCACTTTCTTTGCTCTTTTTTGTACTCGTTATTTTATTTTTGAGTCGAAGTTTCTCTTTGATGCATGATTGCGGTCATCAGAGTCTTTTCCGCTCAAAGAGTGCAAACAGGGTTGCGGCATTTGTTCTAAGTATTTTCCATGCTATGCCTCATTACCCTTGGTCGAGAGGGCATGATTTTCACCATAAATACAATGGAAATTGGGATCGATATCGTGGTCCTTCTGCTTTGACCACTGTCAGAAATTATCAAGAAAAGAGTAATTTTTTAAAAGGCTGCTATCGAGCACTTCGTCATCCTGTGTTGTTGTTTCCTGGAGGTTTTTACTACCTCGTAATTAAGCCCAGAGTGACGTTGTTTCTTGGGATTGGCGAATTTATTGTCAAGGGTCTGGGTGGTAAAGCAATTGAAGTAATTTCTGGCAGGGCCACTGGAAGTCGTTCGTTTTTCACGAGATATGATTCGAAATTCTTCTACGTCAAGGAAGAGGCTTATGATGCGTTAGCGAATACAATTGTGCTCTTTGGTGCTTGGTATCTGATTGGCCGGGTCATTGGATTTTGGCACTTTTTTGTGCTGTACTTTCTGATTATGAGTGTTAGTGCTGCTTTGATGATCGCAGTGTTTTTTGTTCAGCACAATTTCCCAGGATCGTACGCTAGCGATGAGGAAAAATGGAGTTATTTCAGGGGTGCTATCGAAGGATCTTCTTTTCTTCAGATGCCCCGCCTTTTGAATTGGTTTACCGCTGATATTGCTTACCATCATATTCACCATTTGTCTGAAAGAATTCCTAATTATCGATTGCGTGCTTGTCATCTGGCTAACGCAAGTAAGTTTGGCAGCGTCAATAGGCTTTATCTCTCTCAAATAGCGACATGTTTTTCTTTCATTCTTTGGGATGATGAGCGATGCGAGCTTGTCCCAGTCAGTGATTTGGGGCATGGTTGTTATTGA
- a CDS encoding YajQ family cyclic di-GMP-binding protein translates to MASYSFDVVSDFDRQELVNTLDQVRRDVSQRYDLKDSATEIELEEAAVVITTASDMTLQAVEDIIRAKATKRNLSLKIFDFQSAETVGGNRVQQTVKLKKGLSQELAKKMSKMVRDELKKVTVAIQGESLRITGKNKDDLQQAIQLLRSKEDELDVPLQFENYR, encoded by the coding sequence ATGGCTTCATACTCCTTTGATGTGGTGTCTGACTTTGATCGTCAGGAGCTGGTGAACACGCTTGATCAGGTGCGTCGTGATGTTTCTCAGCGGTACGACCTCAAGGATTCAGCCACTGAGATTGAGCTTGAGGAGGCAGCTGTCGTCATTACCACGGCGAGCGATATGACTCTTCAGGCCGTTGAGGACATCATTCGGGCGAAAGCAACCAAAAGAAATTTGTCGCTCAAGATCTTTGATTTTCAGTCAGCAGAAACAGTTGGCGGTAATCGCGTGCAGCAGACCGTAAAGCTTAAAAAAGGTCTTAGCCAGGAACTTGCCAAGAAAATGAGCAAGATGGTGCGCGATGAGCTGAAAAAAGTGACGGTTGCGATTCAAGGTGAAAGCTTGCGGATCACGGGTAAAAACAAAGATGATCTGCAGCAAGCAATCCAGTTGCTCCGTTCAAAAGAAGATGAGCTCGATGTGCCCCTTCAGTTTGAGAATTATCGTTGA
- a CDS encoding MAPEG family protein has translation MDWLTQTPAAPYAWSLVLSGAAVIASIIPLGAARSQADFTMDDMKAPRAMFERLPAWGQRASWAHQNSFEAFTLHAPAALLALIAVLQVGELPGLAVPAALLQPLLRFVYLPAYVANIPPLRGLCWAGALLCTGILYSEGLKALLIA, from the coding sequence ATGGATTGGCTGACACAGACTCCTGCTGCTCCCTACGCCTGGTCGCTCGTGCTGTCAGGAGCTGCTGTGATCGCGAGCATCATTCCCTTGGGTGCTGCTCGCTCTCAGGCTGACTTCACCATGGACGACATGAAAGCGCCCAGGGCCATGTTCGAGCGCCTGCCCGCATGGGGGCAACGGGCCAGCTGGGCGCATCAGAACAGCTTTGAGGCCTTCACTTTGCATGCGCCAGCAGCGCTGCTCGCCTTGATTGCCGTGCTTCAGGTGGGAGAACTGCCCGGCCTGGCGGTTCCAGCCGCACTGCTGCAACCGCTGCTGCGTTTCGTATATCTCCCCGCCTATGTCGCCAACATTCCGCCCCTGCGCGGCCTGTGCTGGGCCGGAGCACTGCTGTGCACCGGCATTCTTTACAGCGAAGGACTTAAGGCCCTGCTCATCGCTTAA
- a CDS encoding SPFH domain-containing protein — protein MEAFLSLPALILIALLGSGSVKVTSGGRSRLVERLGKFDRQLQPGLSIVIPVVERVVSHESLKERVLDIPPQLCITRDNVSIEVDAVVYWQLLEHSQAYYAVDNLQAAMVNLVLTQIRAEMGKLDLDQTFTTRSEVNELLLKELDEATDPWGVKVTRVEMRDINPSPGVKQAMEAQMTAEREKRAAILRSEGEKEAQLNEARGRAEALVLDARAQKEALMLEAEAQANQQSVLAEAKSDAARVMAKALAESPEAEEAVRLMLAQDWMAMGQQMANSPAGSVLMVDPQSPASLIAALKQFQQSKS, from the coding sequence ATGGAAGCCTTTCTAAGTCTGCCGGCTTTGATTCTGATCGCGCTGCTGGGAAGCGGAAGTGTGAAAGTCACCAGTGGCGGGCGATCAAGGCTGGTGGAACGTCTCGGCAAATTCGATCGTCAGCTGCAGCCTGGTCTTTCCATCGTGATTCCCGTTGTGGAGAGGGTGGTGAGCCATGAATCACTCAAGGAACGTGTGCTGGATATTCCCCCTCAGTTGTGCATCACCCGGGACAATGTCTCCATCGAAGTGGATGCAGTCGTCTACTGGCAGTTGTTGGAGCATTCTCAGGCGTATTACGCCGTTGACAATCTGCAGGCGGCCATGGTGAATCTCGTGCTCACGCAGATCCGTGCGGAGATGGGAAAACTGGATCTTGATCAGACGTTCACGACCCGCAGTGAAGTGAACGAATTGCTGCTCAAAGAACTGGATGAGGCTACGGATCCCTGGGGTGTGAAGGTGACGCGGGTGGAGATGCGCGATATCAATCCTTCTCCCGGTGTGAAGCAGGCGATGGAGGCGCAGATGACTGCGGAACGCGAAAAGCGGGCCGCGATTCTGCGATCGGAAGGTGAAAAAGAAGCCCAGCTGAATGAGGCTCGCGGTCGTGCTGAAGCTCTGGTCCTTGATGCGCGTGCTCAGAAGGAAGCGCTGATGTTGGAAGCTGAGGCTCAGGCCAATCAGCAGAGCGTGCTGGCTGAGGCCAAATCAGACGCTGCCAGGGTGATGGCCAAAGCCCTGGCGGAAAGTCCCGAAGCAGAGGAAGCCGTTCGCTTGATGCTGGCTCAGGATTGGATGGCCATGGGCCAGCAGATGGCGAATTCCCCTGCTGGCAGTGTGTTGATGGTGGATCCCCAGTCACCCGCTTCGTTGATTGCGGCGCTGAAGCAGTTCCAGCAGTCGAAGTCTTAA
- a CDS encoding NfeD family protein, which produces MTSLWIPLIWLLVAGLLLGIELVSPSFDGLMFAAFAGLTVSVLTALLPLPIWLQISLFVLMTVLGTLWLTRWSARRTPRPGRRRLREDTAEVLDAIAPGGEGRVRWHGQSWAAHSLDIETLLKPGDQVMVMGRDGTRLQVLPTLPQL; this is translated from the coding sequence ATGACATCCCTTTGGATTCCCCTGATCTGGTTGCTGGTGGCGGGATTGTTGTTGGGAATCGAACTGGTGTCCCCCAGTTTCGACGGCTTGATGTTTGCAGCCTTCGCGGGGTTGACCGTCTCGGTGCTGACAGCTCTACTGCCCCTTCCGATCTGGCTGCAAATCAGCCTTTTCGTGTTGATGACAGTGCTGGGAACACTTTGGCTGACACGCTGGTCAGCCAGACGCACGCCACGACCTGGCCGGCGCCGATTGCGGGAAGACACCGCTGAAGTGCTGGATGCCATCGCGCCTGGTGGGGAGGGCCGTGTGCGCTGGCATGGGCAAAGCTGGGCGGCGCACTCCCTCGACATCGAAACCCTCCTAAAGCCTGGGGATCAGGTGATGGTGATGGGGCGCGACGGCACAAGGCTGCAGGTGTTGCCCACACTCCCCCAGCTTTGA
- a CDS encoding DNA recombination-mediator protein A, translating to MSQSLDLPALDRVDTLAQELALLQDKGKRRIAILGSRHVPVVAIHLIELIARSLAQEGHSLVTSGAQGVNAAVIRGVLAVDPAKLTVLLPQSLSRQGVEIRDQLEQVLHLIEKPEHDDLPLPMASSLCNQDIISRCDQLICFAFHDSETLLASCRNAEDMGKVVSLLFFD from the coding sequence TTGAGCCAGTCACTTGATCTGCCTGCACTCGACAGGGTGGACACACTTGCTCAGGAACTGGCCCTTCTGCAGGACAAGGGCAAGCGGCGAATTGCCATTCTCGGCAGCCGCCACGTTCCGGTGGTCGCGATTCATTTGATCGAACTGATTGCCCGCTCTCTGGCCCAAGAGGGGCATTCCCTGGTCACCTCAGGGGCCCAAGGCGTGAATGCTGCTGTCATTCGCGGTGTTCTCGCCGTGGATCCCGCCAAGCTCACGGTGTTGCTGCCCCAAAGCCTTAGTCGTCAGGGGGTCGAGATTCGCGATCAACTGGAACAGGTCCTGCATCTCATCGAGAAACCTGAGCACGATGATTTGCCGCTGCCCATGGCCAGCAGCCTTTGCAATCAAGACATCATCAGTCGTTGCGATCAACTGATCTGTTTCGCCTTCCACGACAGCGAAACGCTGCTGGCCAGCTGTCGGAATGCTGAGGACATGGGCAAAGTTGTGAGTCTGCTTTTCTTTGACTGA
- a CDS encoding phosphotransacetylase family protein → MGSTLLIGSCEPFSGKSALVLGIARHLRSAGARVLFGKPLATSLDWEPGAGTPPSPLIDDDVRFVGETLGLEEQDLLPSLHLLSAHSGKQRLADGVLSAGDGLDQLRSSLQQPDSGITLLEAAGSLHEGLLYGLSLVQLARDLDAPVVLVHLWEDSRSVDALLAAQQQLGERLRGVVLNAVTPDDVESLERNVVPALQALGIEVFGVMPRSPLLRSVTVGELVRRLDARVLCCREKLDLLVETLSIGAMNVNSAMEFFRRRRNMAVVTGADRTDIQLAALEASTQCLILTGAGDPLPQLISRADELEVPLLKVEQDTLGTVEVIEQAFGHVRLHEAVKATYAFRLVEEHCRLNDLFKAVGFDALAIPSN, encoded by the coding sequence ATGGGCTCAACCCTGCTGATCGGATCCTGTGAACCCTTCAGCGGTAAGTCCGCGCTTGTTCTCGGGATCGCGCGGCATCTTCGCTCAGCTGGTGCAAGGGTCCTGTTTGGCAAACCGCTGGCCACGAGCCTTGATTGGGAGCCTGGAGCGGGAACGCCTCCATCCCCTCTGATTGATGACGACGTGCGTTTCGTCGGGGAGACCCTCGGGTTGGAGGAGCAGGATCTGTTGCCCTCTCTGCATCTGCTCTCGGCCCATTCGGGAAAGCAAAGGCTTGCCGATGGAGTGCTGTCGGCAGGTGACGGTCTTGATCAGCTGCGTTCCAGCCTGCAGCAGCCAGACAGCGGCATCACGCTGCTGGAAGCGGCGGGCAGCCTGCATGAAGGACTGCTGTACGGCCTCAGCCTTGTGCAGCTGGCCCGAGACCTGGATGCTCCTGTGGTGCTTGTGCATCTCTGGGAGGACAGTCGCAGCGTGGATGCCTTGTTGGCTGCACAGCAGCAACTCGGCGAGCGTCTGCGTGGTGTGGTGCTGAATGCGGTGACGCCGGATGACGTCGAGAGCCTTGAACGGAACGTGGTTCCTGCATTGCAGGCGCTTGGTATCGAGGTGTTTGGCGTGATGCCACGCTCTCCTTTGCTGCGCAGCGTCACGGTTGGCGAGCTGGTGCGACGTCTGGATGCGCGAGTGCTGTGCTGTCGCGAAAAGCTCGATCTTCTGGTCGAGACCCTGAGCATCGGTGCGATGAATGTGAATTCCGCCATGGAATTCTTCCGGCGTCGCCGCAACATGGCAGTGGTTACCGGTGCGGATCGCACCGACATTCAGCTGGCGGCGCTGGAAGCTTCAACGCAATGTCTGATCCTCACTGGTGCGGGTGATCCACTTCCACAGCTCATCAGTCGCGCTGATGAGCTGGAGGTGCCCTTGCTGAAGGTTGAACAGGACACCCTCGGCACCGTTGAAGTGATTGAGCAGGCCTTCGGTCATGTGCGTTTGCATGAGGCGGTGAAGGCGACCTACGCCTTCCGCCTGGTCGAAGAACACTGCCGCTTGAATGACCTCTTTAAGGCTGTCGGCTTCGACGCCTTGGCGATTCCCTCAAATTGA
- the ebsA gene encoding type IV pilus biogenesis protein EbsA, producing MTLSSPSGDAQLALFAPYCGGRRREDALRRALDWLAIGQFQGERQLSNARSHRFRLDWSPTRSPLETSSCQLALSDVQQEPYRFACPAHRLVQWLMDVEAAEPRDLPDAFWRWLLLERNPDESPP from the coding sequence ATGACGTTGTCCAGCCCGTCTGGAGATGCCCAACTCGCCCTGTTTGCTCCTTACTGCGGTGGTCGCCGGCGGGAAGATGCGCTGAGGCGCGCGCTTGATTGGCTTGCAATCGGGCAGTTTCAGGGTGAGCGACAACTCAGTAATGCCAGGTCTCACCGATTCCGCTTGGACTGGTCGCCCACCCGATCCCCACTGGAGACCAGCAGCTGCCAGCTGGCTCTTTCGGATGTCCAGCAAGAGCCCTACCGCTTTGCTTGTCCTGCCCATCGCCTGGTGCAGTGGTTGATGGATGTGGAGGCTGCGGAGCCCCGCGATCTACCGGATGCGTTCTGGCGATGGTTGTTGTTGGAGCGGAATCCTGACGAGAGTCCCCCTTAA
- a CDS encoding SDR family oxidoreductase produces the protein MPKLTEMAQSSSRTASSRSGAAASGWDGRRVGITGAGGELGRALTRCFRERGAHVVALSHRPEPSERDASAGPHSWVRWSCGEEDALDATLRDLDLLVLNHGINPGGDQCPDSLSLAIEVNAMSHWRLLQRFEQLHSITATGSKPPELWVNTSEAEIQPALSPAYELSKRLIGQLVSLRWSAPAKERNGLPRLRKLVLGPFRSDLNPIGVMSASFVANQILRQADMGLPLIVVTPNPITWVVMPFTELGRLIYNRIFRVSHPDP, from the coding sequence ATGCCCAAGCTCACCGAAATGGCCCAGTCCTCGTCCAGGACCGCAAGTTCCCGATCCGGTGCCGCGGCCTCTGGCTGGGACGGACGTCGCGTGGGGATCACAGGAGCCGGAGGCGAACTGGGCCGGGCCTTGACCCGTTGTTTCAGGGAACGAGGAGCCCATGTTGTAGCCCTGAGTCATCGACCGGAACCGTCGGAACGCGATGCGAGCGCAGGCCCCCATTCCTGGGTCCGCTGGAGCTGCGGTGAGGAAGATGCGCTGGATGCAACCCTGCGGGATCTTGACTTGCTAGTGCTGAACCATGGCATCAATCCCGGTGGGGATCAATGCCCCGACAGCCTGAGCCTGGCGATCGAGGTGAATGCCATGAGCCACTGGCGGCTTCTGCAACGTTTTGAGCAATTGCACAGCATCACAGCAACAGGATCGAAGCCTCCTGAGCTTTGGGTCAACACCTCAGAAGCGGAGATCCAGCCTGCCCTCAGTCCTGCCTATGAACTCAGCAAGCGCCTGATCGGCCAGTTGGTGAGTTTGCGTTGGAGTGCCCCTGCAAAAGAACGCAACGGCTTACCTCGATTGCGCAAATTGGTGCTGGGACCGTTTCGTTCCGACCTCAACCCCATTGGGGTGATGTCGGCGAGCTTCGTTGCCAATCAGATTCTTCGGCAAGCGGACATGGGACTGCCGCTCATCGTTGTCACTCCCAATCCGATCACCTGGGTGGTGATGCCATTCACGGAACTCGGACGACTGATCTACAACCGAATTTTCAGAGTCAGTCACCCCGATCCGTGA
- the map gene encoding type I methionyl aminopeptidase, with protein MNLFADLLASTKNGSVTATGPRIQQRRGVEIKSARELKIMAKASRIVATVLKETIAMVEPGQTTGDLDAYAERRIREMGATPSFKGYHGFPASICASINDEVVHGIPSNKRVIRAGDLLKVDTGAFFDGYHGDSCVTICVGDVSEEAAVLSRVAQESLMAGLAQIRPGNTLLDIAGAVEDRVLEGGFSVVEDYTGHGVGRNLHEEPSVFNFRTDALPNVTLRPGMTLAVEPILNAGSKACRTLKDRWTVVTRDGGLSAQWEHTIVVTSDGCEILTDRGD; from the coding sequence ATGAACTTGTTCGCTGATCTGCTTGCCTCCACAAAAAATGGCAGCGTGACCGCCACTGGGCCCCGCATTCAGCAGCGTCGGGGCGTGGAGATCAAGTCAGCGAGAGAACTGAAGATCATGGCCAAGGCCAGTCGCATTGTGGCCACGGTCCTCAAGGAGACCATCGCCATGGTTGAACCGGGGCAAACCACGGGCGATCTGGATGCCTATGCCGAGCGCCGCATCCGCGAAATGGGTGCCACACCCAGCTTCAAGGGCTATCACGGGTTCCCCGCCAGCATCTGCGCCAGCATCAACGACGAAGTGGTGCACGGCATCCCCAGCAACAAACGGGTGATTCGCGCCGGTGATCTGCTCAAAGTCGATACGGGTGCCTTCTTTGACGGCTACCACGGCGACAGCTGCGTCACCATCTGCGTTGGTGACGTGAGCGAAGAAGCGGCTGTCCTCAGCCGTGTGGCCCAGGAATCGTTGATGGCAGGTCTGGCGCAGATCCGTCCCGGCAACACGTTGCTCGACATCGCCGGTGCCGTGGAAGACCGCGTTCTGGAGGGCGGGTTCAGCGTTGTTGAGGATTACACCGGTCATGGCGTCGGCCGGAATCTTCACGAGGAACCCTCGGTGTTCAATTTCCGAACCGATGCTCTTCCCAACGTGACGTTGCGGCCAGGGATGACCCTGGCGGTGGAACCCATCCTTAATGCCGGTAGCAAGGCCTGCCGGACCCTTAAGGATCGCTGGACCGTTGTCACTCGCGATGGAGGCCTCTCCGCGCAATGGGAACACACGATCGTGGTGACGTCCGACGGTTGCGAGATCCTCACGGATCGGGGTGACTGA
- a CDS encoding PepSY domain-containing protein encodes MTVALLIVRLRRLHRWVAPFVMLPLLTSVITGTAYRVLRDWFGVSRDDAHWLMSVHEGEWLGPQLEPVVVVLNGIGVLWLIVTGGSMVLQSWRSSWKQRSKKGEPAG; translated from the coding sequence ATGACAGTGGCGCTGTTAATCGTTCGGTTGCGACGCTTGCATCGATGGGTGGCACCGTTTGTGATGCTGCCACTGCTGACCAGCGTGATCACCGGCACTGCTTACCGCGTGCTGCGCGACTGGTTTGGCGTGAGTCGCGACGATGCGCACTGGCTGATGAGCGTTCACGAAGGTGAATGGCTGGGACCGCAGCTGGAGCCTGTCGTCGTCGTTCTCAATGGCATCGGCGTTCTGTGGTTGATCGTCACGGGCGGCAGCATGGTGCTGCAGTCCTGGCGATCAAGCTGGAAACAGCGCTCAAAGAAGGGTGAGCCGGCAGGGTAA
- the rplS gene encoding 50S ribosomal protein L19 produces the protein MAADPKETSAQDTAEAVATDSETPKAAATAAKAERLSPADLIREFEHAQLKNDLPDIYVGDTVRVGVRISEGNKERVQPYEGVVIAKRHGGVNQTITVRRIFQGIGVERVFMLHSPQVASIKVERRGKVRRAKLFYLRERVGKATRVKQRFDR, from the coding sequence ATGGCAGCGGACCCGAAAGAAACATCTGCGCAGGACACTGCAGAAGCAGTGGCCACTGACAGCGAGACCCCCAAGGCCGCTGCTACCGCCGCCAAGGCTGAGCGCCTGAGCCCTGCTGATCTCATCAGGGAGTTCGAGCACGCTCAGCTGAAGAATGATCTTCCCGACATTTACGTGGGTGACACCGTCCGAGTGGGCGTGCGCATCAGCGAGGGCAATAAGGAGAGAGTTCAGCCCTATGAAGGCGTCGTCATTGCCAAGCGCCATGGCGGAGTGAATCAAACCATCACCGTTCGCCGGATTTTCCAGGGCATCGGCGTGGAACGGGTGTTTATGCTTCACAGCCCGCAGGTTGCCTCCATCAAGGTGGAGCGCCGCGGTAAGGTACGGCGGGCGAAGCTTTTCTATCTGCGGGAACGGGTGGGCAAGGCCACCCGCGTGAAGCAGCGCTTCGATCGCTGA
- a CDS encoding hyperconserved protein Hcp, whose product MELDLQPGDVVKVLESAALGWVRARVIRVKSGGRVVVQSDQGREFTARGNQVRLIEPAGFRP is encoded by the coding sequence ATGGAGTTGGATCTTCAACCTGGTGATGTGGTCAAGGTCCTCGAATCCGCCGCTCTCGGCTGGGTTCGTGCCCGTGTGATCCGCGTTAAGTCTGGTGGACGCGTTGTCGTCCAAAGCGATCAAGGTCGTGAATTCACTGCCCGCGGCAATCAGGTGCGCTTGATTGAACCAGCAGGCTTTAGGCCCTGA
- a CDS encoding LysR substrate-binding domain-containing protein: MVGIDDLAMLDLQLWLRSGEAAASRLHCAQSTISRRNGETLRCFDLTMVRDAGEWQLQGDQTLLQMERGVHQLHRMLSSNMKCRLEANFWASSVLADPLPEGWTGGCWDHVGMVRPLQLLRERVIDAWIGSYQPDLPESDHLLEVIDLCRTPVLLVASEDHPLAQRDHLTQEDLACFPSLALPSGLFPQTEAALRRHGLWTTPSRMKRYRPELWQGRTEDQVTLAYASCLALEVMPGLVPLNFDLGLSSGESLLICRGLREQPKIQALLAALRSRLAEKASAYPELQLLS; this comes from the coding sequence ATGGTCGGGATCGACGATCTGGCAATGCTCGATCTGCAGCTTTGGCTGCGTTCCGGCGAGGCCGCGGCGTCGCGCCTGCATTGCGCCCAGAGCACCATTTCCCGTCGTAATGGTGAAACGCTGCGTTGTTTTGACCTGACGATGGTCAGGGATGCCGGGGAATGGCAATTGCAGGGTGATCAGACCTTGCTGCAGATGGAACGCGGTGTGCACCAGTTGCATCGCATGCTGTCGTCCAACATGAAGTGCAGGCTCGAGGCCAATTTCTGGGCTTCGTCAGTCTTGGCTGATCCCCTCCCAGAAGGTTGGACAGGTGGTTGTTGGGATCACGTCGGAATGGTCCGGCCGCTTCAGCTGCTGCGAGAGCGTGTGATTGACGCTTGGATAGGCAGCTATCAGCCCGATCTGCCCGAATCCGATCATTTGCTGGAGGTGATTGATCTCTGCCGGACGCCCGTGCTTTTAGTGGCTAGCGAGGATCACCCGCTTGCACAACGGGACCATCTGACGCAGGAGGACCTTGCTTGTTTCCCGAGTTTGGCGTTGCCAAGCGGGTTGTTCCCGCAGACAGAGGCGGCCCTGCGCCGTCACGGTCTCTGGACTACGCCATCGAGGATGAAGCGTTATCGGCCCGAGCTCTGGCAAGGACGCACCGAGGATCAAGTCACGTTGGCCTATGCCAGCTGTCTGGCTCTTGAAGTGATGCCTGGGCTTGTGCCGCTCAATTTTGATCTGGGGTTGAGCAGTGGTGAAAGTTTGTTGATCTGCCGAGGCTTGAGGGAGCAGCCGAAGATTCAAGCGTTGCTGGCTGCGCTGCGCTCGCGTCTGGCGGAGAAGGCTTCTGCCTACCCGGAATTGCAGCTGCTTTCATAA